Proteins encoded within one genomic window of Trichoderma asperellum chromosome 2, complete sequence:
- a CDS encoding uncharacterized protein (EggNog:ENOG41~TransMembrane:2 (o51-69i81-101o)), which yields MSAPPPPPPHGEAPKPSGLPPGNYDIFVIPQHSSGSGFLYLPSLQPNTNSFVAGFASALICVAVFQLMAPAFKMWLSGAQVSGMAVTTLMLGVGIGAWSLGRMQTAAGPVPMSSSNGSARGPGTSGGQGGGFSNGHGPYESSHGKQSGFGGSNPGGQSDPNGAPPPPPPHSRPPNGAPPPPRHERSNSSWKTADTQSEEPPRPPRHESEPASSPSHRSPSQKGAPASESERPQTRQRQPPPSEDKAPAEPEKSASPKKKKKKVTLVDDKMPPPEAEKAPVKSEQKQSEIPKRTPLAEKNPPELEKKQPSLEKRHSLSMDSKRVPSPEKKRSIPEFDKVSMTPQERKTFPELEKMSTPVSKPASKLPRMPDLAPIPPFMPRPDSRPEQRSPTKTDPPASTEPKSKPTPAPESEPKSPPPSEAKKPETPKGTWEKAREEMRKKEEDRRLKEAEQKRRETAAKKLLELRAKEAKERQDREAREEAERIEAERRRKQEELELARQREREAREREAIEKEAKIQEARRREALERETREREAREREELRRREAEAKKTAEAEAKARAEAKAAEEAKIIADARAAVEARAAAEAKAAAEAKAAAEAKATDFRASRAGNTYAYSSVGEKTSMWPNGRPSVPPLSPSAVSPSTSSPDRSEKTERQERPFDRGESPTKRAPPAPTPSEAPSSASRRTDPSARHSYGPAKSHVSSNSSYVDSETYSARPYDQPSRPPPHHQQQQQQQQQQQQQQYHRQQQYQQQHPPPPPPYDQPPPNKPRHRKSTSSLTGSDASWAASQTTARTTPPPSMRSGPYSTSDPDKIVIQSVYLFQNEFTKTPASQLISGVGTVTDGLILRITTEGLFIDDDVRGVPQREWDVKAWTLKLVEVWCLPHCLTAPQPAGSATGKNSGFFHKMAGKKPDRDGVNALTGDEADLYLQDMLHTCRECCRLGMCDRTFKNTNIPSSTGQTGEWKSKGLHVLRATIRDQEAKRYLFIVEETEGWKLAVGLQRLRRGSMVRQLGVASMPPSEVRGMLETLGWVA from the coding sequence ATGAGCGCGCCGCCTCCACCTCCGCCCCATGGCGAGGCGCCCAAGCCTTCGGGCTTGCCTCCTGGCAACTACGACATATTCGTCATTCCTCAGCATTCGTCAGGCTCCGGCTTTCTATACCTGCCGTCACTGCAGCCGAACACCAATAGCTTCGTGGCTGGCTTTGCCTCTGCGCTGATATGTGTTGCCGTGTTTCAACTCATGGCTCCGGCCTTTAAGATGTGGCTAAGCGGCGCTCAAGTTTCTGGTATGGCGGTAACGACGCTGATGTTGGGAGTTGGTATTGGAGCATGGTCCCTGGGCCGGATGCAGACTGCTGCTGGACCGGTACCTATGTCAAGCTCGAATGGCTCAGCGCGTGGACCAGGCACATCGGGTGGCCAAGGCGGAGGATTCAGCAATGGACATGGACCTTATGAATCAAGTCACGGCAAACAGAGTGGATTCGGCGGCTCTAACCCAGGAGGACAATCTGACCCAAACGGagcgcctcctccgccaccacCTCACAGCCGACCTCCTAACGGTgcacctcctcctccacgcCATGAAAGATCTAATTCATCTTGGAAGACTGCGGATACTCAGTCAGAGGAACCACCTCGGCCACCTAGGCATGAAAGTGAGCCCGCTTCATCTCCGTCTCACCGTTCACCGTCTCAAAAAGGAGCACCAGCGTCAGAGTCAGAGAGGCCACAAAcacgccagcgccagcctccGCCATCGGAGGACAAGGCTCCTGCCGAACCAGAGAAATCAGCGTccccaaagaagaaaaagaagaaagtaaCTCTCGTAGACGACAAGATGCCACCTCCAGAAGCTGAGAAGGCGCCAGTGAAGTCTGAGCAAAAGCAGTCTGAAATCCCAAAGAGGACGCCATTGGCCGAAAAGAACCCTCCGGAACTTGAGAAAAAACAGCCGTCGTTAGAAAAAAGACATTCTCTGTCAATGGATTCTAAGCGAGTCCCTTCTCccgagaagaaaagaagcatccCTGAGTTCGACAAGGTGTCAATGACTCctcaagagagaaagacgtTTCCAGAGCTAGAGAAGATGTCGACACCAGTATCCAAACCGGCATCCAAGTTACCTCGGATGCCAGACTTGGCACCCATTCCCCCATTCATGCCGAGACCAGACTCTCGGCCAGAGCAGCGTTCGCCTACAAAGACAGATCCTCCAGCGTCGACCGAACCCAAGTCGAAACCTACTCCTGCCCCTGAATCCGAACCAAAGTCACCTCCTCCGTCGGAAGCGAAGAAGCCCGAAACACCAAAGGGAACGTGGGAGAAAGCTCGTGAAGaaatgaggaagaaggaagaagacaGGCGACTCAAAGAAGCGGAGCAAAAGCGCCGTGAAACAGCCGCCAAGAAGCTACTAGAATTACgtgccaaagaagccaaggaGCGACAGGATCGCGaggcgagagaagaggcgGAGCGAATTGAGGCAGAGAGGAGACGTAAACAGGAAGAGTTAGAGCTAGCCAGGCAACGGGAGAGGGAAGCCAGAGAAAGGGAGGCGatagagaaagaagcaaagataCAGGAAGCCAGGCGAAGAGAGGCCCTGGAAAGGGAgacgagagaaagagaagcgagagaaagggaagagcTGCGACGAAGAGAAGCCGAAGCTAAGAAGACGGCTGAAGCAGAAGCCAAGGCCAGAGCAGAGGCCAAagcggcagaagaagcaaaaattatTGCAGACGCCAGAGCCGCTGTCGAAGCCAGGGCTGCGGCTGAAGCTAAAGCGGCCGCCGAGGCCAAAGCAGCCGCTGAGGCCAAAGCAACTGATTTTCGGGCAAGCCGAGCTGGGAACACTTATGCATACTCTAGCGTTGGCGAAAAGACAAGCATGTGGCCCAATGGCCGGCCTTCCgtcccccccctttccccctcTGCAGTATCACCATCAACCTCATCGCCTGACCGATCAGaaaagacagagagacagGAAAGGCCTTTCGACAGAGGTGAGAGTCCCACGAAAAGGGCACCTCCTGCTCCTACTCCGTCCGAAGCTCCCTCATCTGCTTCTAGAAGAACAGACCCTTCGGCGAGACACTCGTATGGTCCCGCAAAATCACATGTTAGTAGCAATAGCAGCTATGTGGACTCGGAGACGTACTCTGCCAGGCCATACGACCAGCCAAGCAGGCCACCACcacatcatcaacagcagcagcaacagcagcaacagcagcaacagcagcaatatcatcgacaacaacaatatcagcagcagcacccaccgccgccgccaccttaTGACCAGCCGCCGCCTAACAAGCCAAGGCATAGAAAGTCGACGTCTTCTCTCACAGGATCTGATGCATCATGGGCCGCCTCCCAAACAACCGCACGAACAACGCCGCCTCCTTCGATGCGATCAGGCCCCTATTCGACTAGCGATCCTGACAAGATTGTTATTCAATCTGTGTATCTCTTCCAGAACGAGTTTACCAAGacaccagccagccagctcaTATCGGGAGTTGGAACGGTGACGGATGGATTGATTCTTCGCATCACAACTGAGGGACTCTTTATCGATGACGATGTCCGGGGTGTTCCTCAGCGCGAGTGGGACGTCAAGGCTTGGACGCTCAAACTTGTCGAGGTCTGGTGTCTACCGCACTGTTTGACCGCACCACAGCCAGCGGGATCTGCGACTGGAAAAAACTCGGGCTTCTTTCACAAGATGGCTGGCAAAAAACCGGATCGTGACGGCGTTAACGCCCTGACTGGTGATGAGGCAGACCTATACCTGCAAGATATGCTTCATACTTGTAGGGAGTGTTGTCGGCTTGGTATGTGCGACCGCACGTTCAAGAACACAAATATTCCGTCATCGACGGGGCAGACTGGAGAGTGGAAGTCCAAGGGCTTGCATGTGCTTCGGGCGACGATTCGCGACCAAGAAGCCAAGCGGTACCTCTTTATCGTAGAGGAGACCGAGGGCTGGAAGCTTGCGGTTGGACTGCAACGTTTGCGACGAGGATCCATGGTTCGACAACTCGGCGTGGCCAGCATGCCGCCTTCTGAGGTCCGTGGCATGCTGGAAACCTTGGGTTGGGTAGCCTAA